A window of the Acidovorax sp. YS12 genome harbors these coding sequences:
- a CDS encoding glycosyltransferase, with amino-acid sequence MIPPRDRPPSEPLNAADLLSLVQTQSAQLAHAEQKLSELQYAHRQTLSALQAAQAQLTEHQTAAEALEQLRQQHQALAAHLHEIRHSTVIRATRPLVNAKIRLDQALGRRPATVPAPEPTTAPALAPPDTGPVEPAPGVDIIVPVFKGLEDTQRCLQSVLASSSQTPARLIVINDASPEPALTGWLRALAAREPRVTLLENAGNLGFVATVNRGMALSDTQDVLLLNSDTEVAHDWLDRLRAAAYGQARIGTVTPFSSNATICSYPRFCEANALPEGWSTAALDALCAQSQPGAVIDIPTAVGFCMYIRRDCLRQVGLFDVENFGIGYGEENDFCQRAADLGWRSVQALDTFVLHTGGVSFGAHKSPREQAAFATLQRLHPGYAGAVQEHVQRDPARPYRQRLDVARLRASALPRILAVSHGWGGGTQRHVEELARHLHGQAVFLLLSPLPEGAVRLRWLDAREGFAQDFHWPTEQAQLTALLRDIGVCHVHYHHLVGHAADVMHLHEPLGVGYDFTAHDYYSACPQISLTTARETYCGEHGLDQCRACVQERPTATQESIDDWRLRYRLFLRQARWVLAPSHDCARRMQRYFPQARIRYAPHTDMLHHPAVPVRAPLPLPAQGHLRIFLVGGLSAIKGGDVAEAVALEAARQNAPLELHLLGYVFRTFKAQPEASLTIHGTYQDNDLPRLLERLQPHLVWFPAVWPETYSYTLSTCLQAGLPVVTTDLGAFAERLAQRPWTWVRPWDTSAQDWLAFFLRLRQQHFIEGTAPEGAPAVAPQATPQESPWDYARDYLQGLAPRS; translated from the coding sequence ATGATTCCCCCCCGCGATAGGCCTCCCTCCGAGCCGCTGAATGCCGCCGATCTTCTGTCGCTCGTGCAGACGCAAAGCGCGCAACTGGCGCATGCCGAGCAAAAACTCAGCGAACTGCAGTACGCGCACCGCCAGACGCTGTCCGCGCTGCAGGCGGCACAGGCGCAGCTGACGGAACACCAGACGGCGGCCGAGGCGCTGGAACAGCTGCGCCAGCAGCACCAGGCCCTGGCCGCGCACCTGCACGAGATACGGCACTCCACCGTCATCCGCGCCACCCGCCCGCTGGTGAACGCCAAAATCCGCCTCGACCAGGCGCTGGGGCGCCGCCCCGCCACCGTCCCGGCGCCCGAGCCCACCACCGCGCCCGCCCTGGCGCCCCCCGATACCGGCCCGGTGGAGCCGGCGCCGGGCGTGGACATCATCGTGCCGGTCTTCAAGGGGCTGGAAGACACCCAGCGCTGCCTGCAGTCGGTGCTGGCCAGCAGCAGCCAGACCCCGGCCCGCCTGATCGTCATCAACGACGCCAGCCCCGAGCCTGCACTCACCGGCTGGCTGCGCGCGCTCGCGGCGCGCGAGCCGCGCGTCACCCTGCTGGAGAACGCCGGGAACCTCGGCTTCGTCGCCACCGTCAACCGGGGCATGGCGCTGAGCGACACGCAGGACGTGCTGCTGCTCAACAGCGACACCGAAGTCGCCCACGACTGGCTCGACCGCCTGCGCGCCGCGGCCTATGGCCAGGCGCGCATCGGCACCGTCACCCCCTTTTCCAGCAACGCCACCATTTGCAGCTACCCGCGCTTTTGCGAAGCCAACGCCCTGCCCGAGGGCTGGAGCACCGCCGCGCTGGACGCGCTGTGCGCCCAGAGCCAGCCTGGCGCCGTGATCGACATCCCCACGGCGGTGGGCTTTTGCATGTACATCCGGCGCGACTGCCTGCGCCAGGTGGGCCTGTTCGACGTGGAAAACTTCGGCATCGGCTACGGCGAGGAAAACGACTTCTGCCAGCGCGCCGCCGACCTGGGCTGGCGCAGCGTGCAGGCACTCGACACCTTCGTGCTGCACACCGGCGGCGTGAGCTTCGGCGCGCACAAGAGCCCGCGCGAGCAGGCCGCCTTCGCCACCCTGCAGCGCCTGCACCCCGGCTACGCCGGCGCCGTGCAGGAACATGTGCAGCGCGACCCCGCACGCCCCTACCGCCAGCGCCTGGACGTGGCGCGGCTGCGCGCCAGCGCGCTGCCGCGCATCCTGGCCGTGTCGCACGGCTGGGGCGGCGGCACGCAGCGGCATGTGGAAGAACTGGCGCGCCACCTGCACGGGCAGGCGGTTTTCCTGCTGCTCTCGCCCCTGCCCGAAGGCGCCGTGCGCCTGCGCTGGCTCGATGCGCGCGAGGGCTTCGCGCAGGACTTCCACTGGCCCACCGAGCAGGCACAGCTCACGGCGCTGCTGCGCGACATCGGGGTGTGCCACGTCCACTACCACCACCTGGTCGGCCATGCCGCCGATGTCATGCACCTGCACGAGCCGCTGGGCGTGGGCTACGACTTCACCGCGCACGACTACTACAGCGCCTGCCCGCAAATCTCGCTGACCACCGCGCGCGAAACCTACTGCGGCGAACACGGCCTGGACCAGTGCCGTGCCTGCGTGCAGGAGCGGCCCACGGCAACGCAGGAAAGCATCGACGACTGGCGCCTGCGCTACCGCCTGTTCCTGCGCCAGGCACGCTGGGTGCTGGCCCCGAGCCACGACTGCGCACGGCGCATGCAGCGCTACTTTCCGCAGGCGCGCATCCGCTACGCCCCGCACACCGACATGCTGCACCACCCCGCCGTGCCGGTGCGCGCGCCGCTGCCGCTGCCCGCACAGGGCCATTTGCGCATCTTCCTCGTCGGCGGCCTGAGCGCCATCAAGGGCGGCGACGTGGCCGAGGCCGTGGCGCTGGAGGCCGCACGCCAGAACGCGCCGCTGGAGCTGCACCTGCTGGGCTATGTGTTCCGCACCTTCAAGGCCCAGCCCGAGGCCAGCCTGACCATCCACGGCACCTACCAGGACAACGACCTGCCGCGCCTGCTGGAGCGCCTGCAGCCGCACCTGGTGTGGTTCCCCGCCGTCTGGCCCGAAACCTACAGCTACACCCTGAGCACCTGCCTGCAGGCGGGCCTGCCCGTGGTCACGACCGACCTGGGCGCCTTCGCGGAGCGCCTGGCGCAGCGCCCCTGGACGTGGGTGCGCCCCTGGGACACCTCGGCACAGGACTGGCTGGCGTTCTTCCTGCGCCTGCGCCAGCAGCATTTCATCGAAGGCACGGCACCCGAAGGCGCGCCCGCCGTGGCGCCGCAAGCCACGCCGCAGGAAAGCCCATGGGACTATGCGCGCGACTATTTGCAGGGGCTGGCGCCCCGTTCGTGA
- a CDS encoding glycosyltransferase yields the protein MPPLSASPAPAPASAANLVVSIVSHGHGALVQALLQALAQRCAASVARVVLTLNLPEAPPCAPAAGWPFVLELRRNAHPAGFGTNHNRALAGAQEAFVCVLNPDVALHPDGADPFAALVQAAGTRGAGCAYPLQVDAQGRVQDSERALPTLMALWQRRVRGRGEQRLDWVNGACLVLPRPVWGTLGGFDEGYHMYCEDVDLCLRLRLAGWTLVGAAAVVVHAGDRASRRAWRPLWWHVCSLLRLWTSPVFWRARGLPSLQAAARPE from the coding sequence ATGCCTCCACTGTCTGCCTCCCCCGCTCCTGCGCCCGCATCCGCCGCGAACCTGGTGGTCTCCATCGTCAGCCATGGCCATGGCGCGCTGGTGCAGGCGCTGTTGCAGGCGCTGGCGCAGCGCTGCGCGGCGTCGGTGGCGCGGGTGGTGCTCACGCTGAACCTGCCCGAGGCGCCTCCGTGCGCGCCCGCCGCGGGCTGGCCGTTCGTGCTGGAGCTGCGCCGCAATGCCCATCCGGCCGGCTTTGGCACCAACCACAACCGGGCTCTGGCGGGGGCGCAGGAGGCCTTCGTGTGCGTGCTTAACCCCGACGTGGCCCTGCACCCCGATGGCGCGGACCCCTTCGCCGCCCTGGTCCAGGCCGCCGGCACGCGCGGTGCGGGCTGCGCCTACCCGCTGCAGGTCGATGCCCAGGGGCGCGTGCAGGACAGCGAGCGCGCCCTGCCCACGCTGATGGCGCTGTGGCAGCGGCGCGTGCGCGGGCGCGGCGAGCAGCGGCTCGACTGGGTCAACGGCGCCTGCCTGGTGCTGCCGCGCCCGGTCTGGGGGACGCTGGGGGGCTTCGACGAGGGCTACCACATGTACTGCGAGGACGTGGACCTGTGCCTGCGCCTGCGTTTGGCCGGCTGGACCCTGGTGGGCGCCGCTGCCGTGGTGGTGCATGCGGGTGACCGCGCCAGCCGCCGTGCCTGGCGGCCCCTGTGGTGGCATGTGTGCAGTCTGCTGCGGCTGTGGACGTCCCCGGTTTTCTGGCGTGCCCGGGGGCTGCCTTCGCTGCAGGCCGCGGCGCGGCCAGAGTAG
- a CDS encoding glycosyl transferase yields the protein MIWLSVIAFLTSAFAAGGVVRWAHGHAAAYGHEMPQRFHLGNVPRLGGLAMLAGIVASWGLGGLLSAFWGDPASLRIGAWAGWWLVALLPAAFGGMAEDATQRLTVRYRLLLTGLSGALAVVVLDLHVPRLGVPWLDALLVLAPWLGWALALLAVTGLPHAFNIIDGYNGLAGMVAIIVCLALAHVALQVGDRGLAALLVATAAATGGFLVWNYPRGLLFAGDGGAYIWGVVIALASLTLVQRNPDVSPWFPVLLLIYPLWETAFSIYRKLARGVSPGVADALHFHQLIYRRIVRSVFHEDMSRRMLKRNNRTSPYLWAFTMLTVVPALLFWSNTPVLMVLCVLFCVCYVSAYLAIVRFKVPDWVRR from the coding sequence ATGATTTGGCTTTCCGTCATTGCGTTTCTCACGTCTGCCTTTGCCGCGGGGGGCGTGGTGCGCTGGGCGCACGGCCATGCGGCCGCCTATGGGCACGAAATGCCCCAGCGCTTTCACCTCGGCAACGTGCCGCGCCTGGGCGGCCTGGCCATGCTGGCGGGCATCGTCGCCAGCTGGGGGCTCGGGGGGCTTCTGTCGGCGTTCTGGGGTGATCCGGCTTCGCTGCGCATCGGCGCATGGGCGGGCTGGTGGCTGGTGGCGCTGCTGCCCGCCGCTTTCGGCGGCATGGCCGAGGACGCGACCCAGCGCCTGACCGTGCGCTACCGCCTGCTGCTGACCGGCCTGAGCGGCGCGCTGGCCGTGGTGGTGCTCGACCTGCACGTGCCGCGCCTGGGCGTGCCGTGGCTGGATGCCCTGCTGGTGCTGGCGCCGTGGCTGGGCTGGGCCCTCGCGCTGCTGGCCGTCACGGGCCTGCCCCATGCGTTCAACATCATCGACGGCTACAACGGCCTGGCGGGCATGGTGGCGATCATCGTGTGCCTGGCGCTGGCGCACGTGGCGCTGCAGGTGGGCGATCGCGGCCTGGCGGCGCTGCTGGTGGCCACGGCGGCGGCCACGGGCGGCTTCCTGGTGTGGAACTACCCGCGCGGCCTGCTGTTCGCGGGCGATGGCGGGGCCTACATCTGGGGCGTGGTGATCGCGCTGGCGAGTCTGACCCTGGTGCAGCGCAATCCCGACGTGTCGCCCTGGTTCCCGGTGCTGCTGCTGATCTACCCGCTGTGGGAGACGGCGTTCTCCATCTACCGCAAGCTGGCCCGTGGCGTGTCGCCCGGCGTGGCCGACGCGCTGCATTTCCACCAGCTGATCTACCGCCGCATCGTGCGCAGCGTGTTCCACGAGGACATGTCGCGCCGCATGCTCAAGCGCAACAACCGTACCTCGCCCTACCTGTGGGCGTTCACCATGCTCACGGTGGTGCCTGCGCTGCTGTTCTGGAGCAACACGCCGGTCTTGATGGTGCTGTGCGTGCTGTTCTGCGTGTGCTACGTCTCGGCGTACCTGGCGATCGTGCGCTTCAAGGTGCCCGACTGGGTGCGGCGCTGA
- the argB gene encoding acetylglutamate kinase → MTDPLSIAPRDKAEILAQALPYIRKFHGKTMVIKYGGNAMTDPELQQDFAEDVVLLKLVGINPVVVHGGGPQIETALKRLGKQGHFIQGMRVTDAETMEVVEWVLAGEVQQDIVGLINQAGGKAVGLTGRDGGLIRAQKLKLLDHKDPSIAHDVGQVGDIVAIDPSVVKALQDDAFIPVVSPIGFGDANESYNINADVVASKLATVLQAEKLLLLTNIPGVLDKQGQLLPELTSAQIDALIADGTISGGMLPKLAGAIDAAKAGVKAVHIVDGRVPHAMLLEILTDQAYGTMIHSE, encoded by the coding sequence ATGACCGACCCGCTCTCCATCGCACCGCGCGACAAGGCCGAGATCCTCGCCCAGGCGCTGCCCTACATCCGCAAGTTCCACGGCAAGACCATGGTCATCAAGTACGGCGGTAACGCCATGACCGACCCGGAACTGCAGCAGGACTTCGCCGAGGACGTGGTCCTGCTCAAGCTGGTGGGCATCAACCCGGTGGTGGTGCACGGCGGCGGGCCGCAGATCGAGACCGCGCTCAAGCGCCTGGGCAAGCAGGGGCACTTCATCCAGGGCATGCGCGTGACCGACGCCGAGACCATGGAGGTGGTCGAGTGGGTGCTGGCCGGCGAGGTGCAGCAGGACATCGTGGGTCTCATCAACCAGGCGGGCGGCAAGGCCGTGGGCCTGACGGGGCGCGACGGCGGGCTGATCCGTGCCCAGAAGCTCAAGCTGCTCGACCACAAGGACCCGAGCATCGCGCACGACGTGGGCCAGGTTGGCGACATCGTGGCCATCGACCCCAGCGTCGTGAAGGCGCTGCAGGACGATGCCTTCATCCCGGTCGTCAGCCCGATCGGCTTTGGCGACGCCAACGAGAGCTACAACATCAACGCCGACGTGGTCGCCAGCAAGCTGGCCACCGTGCTGCAGGCGGAAAAGCTGCTGTTGCTGACCAACATCCCCGGCGTGCTGGACAAGCAGGGGCAACTGCTGCCCGAGCTGACCTCTGCGCAGATCGACGCGCTGATCGCCGACGGCACGATCTCCGGCGGCATGCTGCCCAAGCTGGCGGGCGCTATCGACGCGGCCAAGGCCGGCGTGAAGGCCGTGCACATCGTCGATGGCCGCGTGCCGCATGCGATGCTGCTGGAAATCCTGACCGACCAGGCCTACGGCACGATGATCCACAGCGAATAA
- the tgt gene encoding tRNA guanosine(34) transglycosylase Tgt, whose translation MLQFDLLKTDPGSHARRGRLTLNHGPVETPIFMPVGTYGTVKGVMPQSLHDMGAQIILGNTFHLWMRPGLDVMRGFGGLHGFEQWHKPILTDSGGFQVWSLGPMRKITEEGVHFASPVNGDKLFMSPEVSMQIQTVLNSDIVMQLDECTPYETKGHLTTEREARQSMEMSRRWALRSKAEFERLENPNALFGIVQGGMYEHLRQESLEALVEMDFPGYAVGGVSVGEPKDEMLRIMAHTPHRLPSHKPRYLMGVGTPEDLVEGVAQGVDMFDCVMPTRNARNGTIFTRHGDLKIRNARHREDHQPLDPTCTCHACAGKEGVAWADGGRGGFSRAYLHHLDRCGEMLGPMLTTIHNLHYYLNLMREIREALDAGAFAPFRARFKTERARGV comes from the coding sequence ATGCTGCAATTCGACCTGCTCAAGACCGACCCCGGCAGCCACGCGCGCCGGGGCCGCCTCACGCTCAACCACGGCCCGGTAGAGACCCCCATCTTCATGCCCGTGGGCACCTACGGCACCGTCAAGGGCGTGATGCCGCAAAGCCTGCACGACATGGGCGCGCAGATCATCCTGGGCAACACCTTCCACCTGTGGATGCGCCCGGGCCTGGACGTGATGCGCGGCTTCGGCGGGCTGCACGGCTTCGAGCAGTGGCACAAGCCCATCCTGACCGACTCGGGCGGCTTCCAGGTGTGGAGCCTGGGGCCGATGCGCAAGATCACCGAGGAAGGCGTGCACTTCGCCTCGCCCGTGAACGGCGACAAGCTGTTCATGTCGCCCGAGGTGAGCATGCAGATCCAGACCGTGCTGAACTCCGACATCGTGATGCAGCTCGATGAGTGCACGCCCTACGAGACCAAGGGCCACCTCACTACCGAGCGCGAAGCGCGCCAGTCCATGGAAATGAGCCGCCGCTGGGCGCTGCGCTCCAAGGCCGAGTTCGAGCGGCTGGAGAACCCCAACGCGCTCTTCGGCATCGTGCAGGGCGGCATGTACGAACACCTGCGCCAGGAGTCGCTCGAAGCGCTGGTGGAGATGGACTTCCCCGGCTACGCCGTGGGCGGCGTGAGCGTGGGCGAGCCCAAGGACGAGATGCTGCGCATCATGGCGCACACGCCGCACCGCCTGCCCAGCCACAAGCCGCGCTACCTGATGGGCGTGGGCACGCCGGAAGACCTGGTGGAAGGCGTGGCCCAGGGCGTGGACATGTTCGACTGCGTGATGCCCACGCGCAACGCACGCAACGGCACCATCTTCACGCGCCACGGCGACCTGAAGATCCGCAACGCACGCCACCGCGAGGACCACCAGCCGCTCGACCCCACCTGCACCTGCCACGCCTGCGCCGGCAAGGAGGGCGTGGCCTGGGCCGACGGCGGGCGCGGCGGCTTCTCGCGCGCCTACCTGCACCACCTGGACCGCTGCGGCGAGATGCTGGGCCCCATGCTCACCACCATCCACAACCTGCACTACTACCTGAACCTGATGCGCGAAATCCGCGAGGCGCTGGATGCGGGCGCCTTCGCGCCGTTCCGCGCGCGCTTCAAGACCGAGCGGGCGCGCGGCGTGTAG
- a CDS encoding universal stress protein, which yields MLRILVAADGSELALDAVRHALMLVRRGGLQATLVLGHVQEEASLIELATQGADAVAVASVEAGQHLLASAVALVDAAGVPYETEIALGPVAATLADMAERCGCDALIIGARGLGGLRGAWLGSVSQALVHQSTVPVTVVKHPEPQEVIDAGDDA from the coding sequence ATGCTCAGAATTCTGGTGGCTGCCGACGGTTCCGAACTGGCGCTGGATGCCGTGCGCCACGCGCTGATGCTGGTGCGCCGCGGCGGCCTGCAGGCCACGCTGGTGCTGGGCCACGTGCAGGAAGAGGCCTCGCTGATCGAGCTGGCCACGCAGGGCGCCGATGCCGTGGCCGTGGCCAGCGTCGAGGCCGGCCAGCACCTGCTGGCCTCGGCCGTGGCGCTGGTGGACGCTGCGGGCGTGCCCTACGAGACGGAAATCGCCCTGGGCCCGGTGGCGGCCACGCTGGCCGACATGGCCGAGCGCTGCGGCTGCGACGCGCTCATCATCGGCGCGCGCGGGCTGGGCGGGCTGCGCGGCGCCTGGCTGGGGTCGGTGTCGCAGGCGCTGGTGCACCAGAGCACGGTGCCGGTGACGGTGGTCAAGCACCCTGAGCCGCAAGAGGTGATCGACGCGGGTGACGACGCCTGA
- a CDS encoding UvrD-helicase domain-containing protein yields the protein MSAGLNLAQLQAVHYTEGPCLVLAGAGSGKTRVITHKIARLIETGLQPRRIAAITFTNKAAAEMRERASGLIGRQAKDVLVCTFHALGVRMVREDGHVLGLKPSFSILDADDVGGILKDCAGGTTDLATARQWQWTISAWKNQGWDARKALAMAQDDHERSIALIMQRYEERLAAYQSVDFDDLIGMPMRLLRHHPEVREKWQRILGHVLVDEYQDTNATQYELLKFLVGERARFTAVGDDDQSIYGWRGATLDNLKKLPQDFPQLKVIKLEQNYRSTSAILRAANNVIQPNPKLYPKTLFSELGEGEPVRVQDCDNEEHEAERAVARIQSLRAAANPPPGWKDFAVLYRANHQAKPFEKALRRANIPYKVSGGTSFFDRAEIKDLCAWFRLWINSDDDPAFLRAITSPRRGVGHTTLGALGEFATQHKQSMFGALFNAMLPAVIPRRGLEGLMEFGRTVNELEYRARHAHGAEAARAFLADWLKELGYEQHLYDSEDSEKVAAARWSNVLEFCDWMAQRAGGQAEEGSSVQSETKSLLEVAQTIALLSTISEREQEQDMVVLSTLHASKGLEWPHVVLVGVTEGMLPFKLDDDEGRQEKVSNDTAARLQEERRLMYVGITRAQRTLVVSWTKKRKKGREMVACQPSRFIAEMKLDARTAREDPREKLKALRAEFAARKAQADNRTP from the coding sequence ATGTCCGCCGGTCTCAACCTCGCCCAGCTCCAGGCAGTGCACTACACCGAAGGCCCGTGCCTGGTGCTCGCGGGCGCGGGCTCGGGCAAGACGCGCGTCATCACGCACAAGATCGCGCGGCTCATCGAGACCGGGCTGCAGCCCCGGCGCATCGCCGCCATCACCTTCACCAACAAGGCCGCGGCCGAGATGCGCGAGCGCGCCAGCGGCCTCATCGGCAGGCAGGCCAAGGACGTGCTGGTGTGCACCTTCCACGCCTTGGGCGTGCGCATGGTGCGCGAGGACGGGCACGTGCTCGGCCTCAAGCCCTCGTTCAGCATCCTCGACGCGGACGACGTGGGCGGCATCCTCAAGGACTGCGCGGGCGGCACCACCGACCTGGCCACCGCGCGCCAGTGGCAATGGACCATCAGCGCCTGGAAGAACCAGGGCTGGGACGCGCGCAAGGCCCTGGCCATGGCGCAGGACGACCACGAGCGCAGCATCGCCCTCATCATGCAGCGCTACGAGGAGCGCCTCGCCGCCTACCAGAGCGTGGACTTCGACGACCTGATCGGCATGCCCATGCGCCTGCTGCGCCACCACCCCGAGGTGCGCGAGAAGTGGCAGCGCATCCTGGGCCACGTGCTGGTCGATGAATACCAGGACACCAACGCCACGCAGTACGAGCTGCTGAAGTTCCTGGTGGGCGAGCGCGCGCGCTTCACCGCCGTGGGCGACGACGACCAGAGCATCTACGGCTGGCGCGGCGCCACGCTGGACAACCTGAAGAAGCTGCCGCAGGACTTCCCGCAGCTCAAGGTGATCAAGCTGGAGCAGAACTACCGCTCCACCAGCGCCATCCTGCGCGCGGCCAACAACGTCATCCAGCCCAACCCCAAGCTGTATCCCAAGACCTTGTTCAGCGAACTGGGCGAGGGCGAGCCGGTGCGCGTGCAGGACTGCGACAACGAGGAGCACGAGGCCGAGCGCGCCGTGGCGCGCATCCAGAGCCTGCGCGCCGCCGCCAACCCGCCGCCGGGGTGGAAGGACTTCGCCGTGCTCTACCGCGCCAACCACCAGGCCAAGCCGTTCGAGAAGGCGCTGCGCCGCGCCAACATCCCCTACAAGGTCTCCGGCGGCACCAGCTTTTTCGACCGCGCCGAGATCAAGGACCTGTGCGCCTGGTTCCGCCTGTGGATCAACAGCGACGACGACCCGGCCTTCCTGCGCGCCATCACCAGCCCGCGCCGCGGCGTCGGCCACACCACGCTCGGCGCTTTGGGCGAGTTCGCCACGCAGCACAAGCAGAGCATGTTCGGCGCGCTGTTCAACGCCATGCTGCCGGCCGTCATCCCCCGGCGCGGACTGGAGGGGCTGATGGAGTTCGGCCGCACCGTCAACGAGCTGGAGTACCGCGCGCGCCACGCCCACGGCGCCGAGGCGGCGCGCGCCTTCCTGGCCGACTGGCTGAAGGAGCTGGGCTACGAGCAGCACCTGTACGACAGCGAGGACAGCGAGAAAGTGGCCGCCGCGCGCTGGAGCAACGTGCTCGAATTCTGCGACTGGATGGCCCAGCGCGCGGGCGGCCAGGCCGAGGAAGGCAGCAGCGTGCAAAGCGAGACCAAGAGCCTGCTCGAAGTCGCGCAGACCATCGCGCTGCTCTCCACCATCTCGGAACGCGAGCAGGAGCAGGACATGGTGGTGCTCTCCACCCTGCACGCCAGCAAGGGGCTGGAGTGGCCGCACGTGGTCCTGGTGGGCGTGACCGAGGGCATGCTGCCCTTCAAGCTCGACGACGACGAAGGCCGCCAGGAAAAGGTCAGCAACGACACGGCGGCGCGCCTGCAGGAAGAGCGCCGCCTGATGTACGTGGGCATCACCCGCGCCCAGCGCACCCTGGTGGTGAGCTGGACGAAGAAGCGCAAGAAGGGCCGCGAGATGGTGGCCTGCCAGCCCAGCCGCTTCATCGCCGAAATGAAGCTCGACGCCCGCACCGCGCGCGAAGACCCGCGCGAGAAACTCAAGGCCCTGCGCGCCGAATTCGCCGCACGCAAGGCCCAGGCCGACAACCGCACGCCATGA
- a CDS encoding AEC family transporter, with protein sequence MLSVLQITFPFFALVLCGYLATRTGVLPVPAIGGLNTFVLYFALPCMLYRFGAGTPIAQLLDPVVGGVYLLCALLVVGTTIAATRRGRIGWNDAAFGALVTAFPNSGFMGVPLLVALLGQASAGPVIVTMALDMCVTTSLCIALSRLDGAGAHGAAVALRNALRGMAVNPMPWAIFLGALASALQWRLPAPVDQTLAMLAGAASPVALFTLGAVLARSQTNLHEQVPWRQYVPLALAKLVAHPLLVWGVGRAAIALGAPLSDFTLTALVLVAALPSASNVVLLVERFGAHGGRVARIILVSTALAFGSFSAAVALLVQK encoded by the coding sequence GTGCTGTCCGTCCTGCAAATCACCTTTCCGTTCTTCGCCCTGGTGCTGTGCGGCTACCTGGCCACGCGTACCGGCGTGCTGCCGGTGCCGGCCATCGGCGGGCTGAACACCTTCGTGCTGTACTTCGCGCTGCCGTGCATGCTGTACCGCTTCGGCGCGGGCACGCCGATCGCGCAGCTGCTCGACCCGGTGGTCGGCGGCGTCTACCTGCTGTGCGCGCTGCTGGTGGTGGGCACGACCATCGCCGCCACGCGGCGCGGGCGCATCGGCTGGAATGACGCGGCCTTCGGCGCGCTGGTCACGGCGTTTCCCAACTCGGGCTTCATGGGCGTGCCGCTGCTGGTGGCGCTGCTGGGCCAGGCCAGCGCGGGGCCGGTCATCGTCACCATGGCGCTGGACATGTGCGTCACCACCTCGCTGTGCATCGCGCTGTCGCGGCTCGATGGCGCGGGTGCGCACGGCGCGGCGGTGGCGCTGCGCAACGCCCTGCGCGGCATGGCCGTGAACCCCATGCCCTGGGCCATCTTCCTGGGCGCGCTGGCCTCGGCGCTGCAGTGGCGCCTGCCCGCGCCGGTGGACCAGACCCTGGCCATGCTGGCCGGCGCGGCCTCGCCGGTGGCCCTGTTCACGCTCGGCGCGGTGCTGGCGCGCTCGCAGACGAACCTGCACGAGCAGGTGCCCTGGCGCCAGTACGTGCCGCTGGCGCTGGCCAAGCTGGTGGCGCACCCGTTGCTGGTGTGGGGCGTGGGCCGGGCCGCCATCGCCCTGGGGGCGCCGCTGTCGGACTTCACCCTGACCGCGCTGGTGCTGGTGGCGGCGCTGCCCAGCGCCAGCAACGTGGTGCTGCTGGTCGAGCGCTTTGGCGCCCACGGCGGGCGCGTGGCGCGCATCATCCTGGTGTCTACCGCGCTGGCGTTCGGCAGCTTCTCCGCCGCCGTGGCGCTATTGGTTCAAAAATGA